Below is a genomic region from Falco naumanni isolate bFalNau1 chromosome 2, bFalNau1.pat, whole genome shotgun sequence.
TGGGGAGTAGGGGTATCTTCTGGCTACTGGCCCTGAGCCTTTCTGAACTCCTCATGCATTAGTGAGGTTCGCCTTCGCATTGAGACCAGTGGCacaaaaaatacccaaactTCATTTATATCTGCAAGCAAGCTTCTACAGAAGTATAAGCAATTTGGATATTCTAGGGGTGAAGTGCTTCTACATAATTAAAGCATCCTTCTCATGAAATCCCCTAATTTTACTGATTCAAATAGTTTATGTGAGATGTGAAATGTGCTCCCTGTCACAGTCTGCCAACTCCAGACATGTGTTGAAACAATCCGCAGaagcaacacagaagaaaaaagtttgtgGATTCTGTCAGTGTACCAGCATTTAACACGTGGAATTTCTAAAAGTTTTTACATCTTGTGTGAATTCTAAGGCTCTGAAAATCCAAATGTCTAAAATCACAGCTTGAAACACAAGTTTCTGTGACAGCACTGAGCAATTAATGGCTTATTGTAGGAAACTGAGAAGGTGAAAGGAGATTCCTGCAGAAGGAAAGGTAAatagaaaggaaggaaggagaagtaGCAActcatggaaaacaaaagtgtcccatttaaaaatgtgggcctaaggagaaagaacaaggggggaaaaagttaTTATAATCTTAGTCCTTACATAATTTATTATAAAGTGCCAAATGAGTAACTGAAGCTGCAGTCTTATGCTGATTCAGTAAGATATAACCATGGTCATTGATATTATGAGGGTACCAATGTTAGGGTTGTGCTGACAGTTGACGTGCGGAATCAAACTCGAGGAGAGTTacaaagcaggtatgtttattgcggCACTGGGTGCAAAGGGGATcgctcctcctaacttgcacaccaTTTCAACAAGCAGTCCCATATTTATTATACGTCATGCATATATGTAAGGTTTCTGAACATTCAGAATCTCCTCCCTCTGGTGCATCTTCAAGAAGTACTTTTCATCTCCTTGGGCAATTACCTGCAGTTCttgtttatctttgcatacaTTAGCAGTCTTTGTTATTTAGTTTCTGTTCtcttaaaacatctgctagctAATGATTAGTTCTTCCTTGTCGTCCACTCTAAACATGCCAAGCTAATACACGCCCACTGTGCTGGTTTTAATCTGGATCAGCATGATTCCTGGGCAGGGGGATCCACcttctttggggtgggggccATTTGAGTAGGAAGTCGCTGATCTATTACTACCACAGTTATTTTACCctagcttgttttcttttagcagttagcatGTCCTTGTCAGAAGGCTCTTTATTTACATTCCTGTTGAGCTACCTGTCCCTTCTCCAAGTGTTAAGCGCTAAGCTCCagcccttccttctttctcaggTGTTAACGTTTCTGTTATCTATGCAGTTTCTGTCTGCAGCGGagtttaagatttttttcactataTCACAGTTGAGAAGCGATGTACTGTGAAATCCTGTGTTACCGACCTTTAAGGCTGACACCCACCAGGGCGAGGTTTGAGGGTTCGTTAACGCCTTTCAAGGGATGCAGCAGCGCCGCAGAAAATGGCAAGTTACGCAAAccagacacacacaaaatccCAACAATTTAGTGAGAACTCGCGGCGAGAAAGCACCCGCGGCACCCATCAGCCGGGCGGGCCGGCTCCGGCGCGCAGCACCCGCCCGGGTGAGGGGAGACGGGGCCGGGGAGCGCGGGCGCCTCCCGCTCCCCTCACGGCGTTCGCGCTCGGccgcccgcagccgccccggACACCTGGGCCGCAGGCGGCGGGTCTCGGCGCAGGGCCGCGAGCGACTCCGGCCTTCCTTGTTGGGGCAGCGTGCGGCCGGAGGGCTGCGCATGCTGGGAAAGGGCTGAGATCCGCGGACCGGGTCCGGCAACGGCCACAGGGCCGGGAACAGGGCCAGGGACCGGGCCGGGGACCTGGAGAGGCGGAGCCCAGCCCGCACCCCCATCCAACCCCCGTCCGCCCGCGCCGCAGCGGCACGCATGcgcgggagggggcggggcttGCGGCGGGGGCCGCCCTCGCGCGCTGGGAACGTGCGGGCGGACCGCAACCGGGGCTGGAGTGCGCCGCTCGCACACCCAAGGCTCGGTTTCGTTCTGGCGTAGGCGGCCGTCGCTCCTGCCGCCGGGAGGGAAGAGGAGCGCGGAGCGGGGCCGATCCGGCCCGCCGTGGTCGGCGCCGCGGACGGCAGGCAGGGACGGGCTCTGGGGTCTCGCCGGCCGCGCTCTCGCCAGACCGGCCCTGGGCCAGACGGCAGCATGGACGCCTCGCCGGTTTGTCGCAGCGGGTGATGCCGTTccccggcgggcgggggagACGGGGGTGTGCGCAGCGCTGGAGGGAGTCGATCCGACCTGTGGCGGTTAGTGGCGGGGCCCTACCGGGGAGTctggggaggagagaaatgGGAGGGCGtgtgctgccctgctgtgtCGCGATTGGTCGGTGGCCGCCAGCTGGCCAGGTAATTGGGCGGGAGCCGTGTCAGTCactcccctcagcctcccttcccccaggcGTCTGGCAACAGGCGCTGTCTGGGATGTCCGGGTCGGCGGGTTGCCGCTCCCGCCGGGGTCCCCCGCCGCTGCCTGTCCCGGGTTGTGGGCCCCGGCCCGTGGCCGCCCGCGGGGTGGCCGGAGGGCGGGAGCCGGCGCGGCGCTGGGATCTGCAGGCCCTGCCGCCGGCCTGGGGGAGGCGGGCGGCCCCAGGCCCTGGCCTTGCACCTCCTGGGTGTCCTGCGGcctgttttttaattacctctgatttttccttttgtccgGCTTTcctgccccctcctctccttACTTAGGCTCTGGGGGAATTTCTGGGTTTGGGagtttttgataatttttttttttttttaacttaagtGAGATCATCTTGCCTGGAGGCTGCAATGTGACAGAAATGCTAAATAGCCCTGTCGTTCAGCGAGGCTTCCTCATCTAAACTCCGTAGTCGTCTTGCTTGCGATCAGGTGGTAGTCTTTCAGAAGATGTGTACCTAATTGAATTGGGGGTAGTAATTCATGGAAAGAGGCCAAAACCTAAAAGCGTAAGGTGTATGTTGGTtagataaaaatgaatttaaatctTCAAGAACGGGCCAGAGTAACTACAAATTAAGAACTGAAGGAGTTAGTCTTAGGTTGGGAGCTCTAGAAAACATAGACAAACGGTTGGCATTTGGCCcctgtttcaaagaaaagtaGGAGTAATCCTGACTCATAACTGGATTTCAACTTGTTTGTTACATCGTAGCAGTTAATGCCCTTAAACTTTTcaatactttgaaatattttatgtgcTCGAGTACTTAATTTTGATGCAGTTAATACCCTCCAACTTTCTCACTACTCTGAAGCATTTTAAGTGCCAAAGTACATAGTTTGGGTGGTGTTTGATAAATGTGGTTAGTAGTTGTCATCTGTGCAGTTATGTTAAACAGATGGGACAACCGAACGCTTCACACTTCTCACTGTTTCTGAGTGAATCATTTAAGGAGTGTGACTAATCGTCCTACCATACAGTTGTcaacaaaacagtaatttttttctaccacccacaaaatctgaagaaaagattACCAGATTTTCTATGgatgagaaatgaaaagtaaagaACCTCTCTTGATCAACAGTTTAAATTTAGATTGAGGGGGGCTGCATGTAATGGACTTTTCATCTTAAGAAtttgtgtgtgggggggttatttttaatttatttttttttcttcctgtgaagcAATGTAGTGattggaaaatggaaaatctgTTAACTTACTATGGTCATTGTCAGGCAAACAGTAACACACTAGTTGTTTTAAGACTTTCATCTAAATAGCAACCTTAGGTGAAACTAAATTAACTTTATCTGacctctttcccctccctgctttaCCTGTGTCAAGTTGTAAGTCATATAGGACAGAGGCACTTTAATGTTCAGTACAGTATGCATTTTCATGATAATAGTCAAGTGATGGGCGTCATCAGGGTAATAATAGTGCTAACTGTGTTGTTGGGGGCGTGGAGGGTTGGAATAGCATTTGCTTTGAGGAAACCAGGGTAGCAAGACAAAAAGAGCTGGCTGAGAAACTTGTGTTTAGAAATGTGACATGAGAAATGGCCTGATTTGAACATAACCCTTTTGGGAAATGGAAGTCAGCAGTTGCCTACAGCTTGTGAGGCTGATCCAGGAGGGCAACAGTAAATGTAAGACCCCCGCAAATATTATGGGAATAGAAAATGTCTTGAAGGGGAGAGACTcatctttgatttcttttaagtgAGTTAAAGAGTTTGGAAGGAACTGTTAAATACATCAAAATGCAGTATTTGACACAGGAGGCAGATGAGTAGAAAGATTGATTAGGAATAGAAGTTCTGTTACCTATGGGGAGGAGAAGTAGCATATGGGGTGAAAAATGAGGAGACCAAGGATGCATCAGAGTGGATCCCACAGAGAACGTAAGAAAGGTATATTAAATGTATGCCAGCTTCTGCTgttggaaaatacattttctgattCTTTATATGGTTGGCAGCATTGATAAAGATCTGCTCTTTATTTAATGTATATCTAACAGTTACTTAGTTTGGTCTGTTTGTTATCTCATCACCTTTCCTGTGAAGATGAATTACCGATCAGGAGTGTGCTGAGAATGCTGATGATGGAAGGTTAGCCATGCCTTCTGATAGTTTAGTCCTACAGGttgaatattttgaaagtgaTGGAGAACTGTGGGTAAAGTATAGCCCTTTCTCTTTTATACCAGTTTACTCTAGATGGGTATCCCCCCTGATAGCTAATCCTTGGATTAGAGAGTGCAAGGAAAATATACAAGTGATGTAAGAATGTCGAAAAAACTCAGTTCCACCAAAAAAGAATCTGTAGGCTTTGTGCTGTGTGAGGGGTAGTACTGACAGAGATACTTTTATAGTCTTACCTGCTTATCAGTAAATGTTTTAAGTGGAAGATAGTCTTCTCTAAAGCAGTAGTTGTGGTTGTCAGAAGTCTATACTGGCTAATTACAGTCCAGTAACTACAGCACAATGTTTTCAATGGCactttagcttttaaaatactccaCGCTGCTGTTGTGTTTTACTTGAGAGAACAGAAATAGGTTTAATACTTCAACTTTCTAGAATGCgttattttgctaaaaaaaaaaaaaaaaataaattagcattgcttttttattttaaagtttctgtaCCGACTGGTATGTCCTTTCAGTAAGCACAGGGAACTTAACAGCTATTTTTCAACAAGCTACAAGCAAAACACTTGCATAATAAACTACACGACTTGGCAAATAACATGGAGCTTGGTTTACCTTAATAATCTTTAGCTGTTGATAAACTATTTCGTGGAAATGCTGGGAACTTTTTACTGCAGATAAGGTAAGTTCTTACTGGAATGTCTGTGAGGTCTAACCTACTGATTTTGTTCAGGACAGCCTGGCATTATCATGGATCGTTCCAGGCACCGTGCAGGAAATGGCAATGAGCAGACTTCTTCACAAGAGCGTAGTCATGGTGAAGATGAGAGACAACGACAGCTGGAGCGCCTCAGTAGGGAGGAGGCCTATTACCAGTTCATTAACGAGCTCAATGAAGAAGATTACAGGTTAATGAGAGACCGAAACCTGCTTGGCACTCCTGGTAAGATGTGGATACCTTCAGTAGAAAAGATGTAATGTGAGGtaacactgctgctttcagacACCACATGTGGTTGTATGGCTCAAGTAGCCTGACTTCTATGGCTTTGTAGAAAGCAAAAACCTCtccatttccattaaaaattaatgatcTTCAGTAAAAATTAACTTAAATAGATActaaagctgaaataaaaatgttactctTTCAAATGCAACATCATCATGTATGGGAAATATCCAAACAATATCTGACATTAAAGTATATCTGTTGGTATGGCAATTTTGGAGGCCTCTGAATTGTTATTGGAAGTTGGTGTGCTCTTGACACAcattctgcatcttttcttcCACCCTAATACCTACTTCCTCTGTTATCTGTGTACCTGTTAAAATCTCACAGTagtgccattttctttttggtttcatTAATTTTACCTTATTTCGGAAGATTTTAATTCAAGAtagaaaatattgttatttCTGCATGGCTGTATTGagccaataataataatgtctTATCTAACAGCATTatcaaaatgtaaattatttcaggGGAAATAACAGCAGAAGAGTTGCAGCAGCGCTTGGAAGGGGCTAAGGAGTGCCTGGCATCACAGAGTGATCTGAATAACAGAGAACGTGAAGGTAGAACTGTTGGAGGTAAACGTTCTTCATTTGTGTATATAGTATGTGATGCATAAATACTGTCCTGTACAGATATTTAAGATAAATGCTGATGGATTTCGGTACCAGCCATTTCAAGTCTTGTTTTTTCATTGTGCTTCTGTggattgttttaaaagtaagagATTTCCTAATGATATGAAAACAAACTTGAAATACTTAATGAAAACTGATTGTCAACCACAGattactttcttctcttttcctggtTTCCTTTTGCTAGTTAACTTAatagcacaaaaataattttcattcttgTAATTCTTAAAAGGTTTTATTGTATATTAGAGAAGCTGGAACAGAGAAGGAGTTAGTAGGAAACAGTTAATGTCTCCACTGTTCTgttagttttgttgttttatttctgtttgttttaatggaGTGAGGCTTGTATTATGTGCACTGACTGTCTTCAGTTCTCCAGCAATATTAGCTTAATAATTTGGCCAGTTCTGGTCAGATTTAGGAGAGGAATAGGCAAGTCAGAAATGAAGACACCAAAGTTCTTGCATATTTCATGGTAGAGGGAGATGATGGAGTAGGGAAAGCTTAATCTGATCCCTTTAAGGGAAACCT
It encodes:
- the RNF6 gene encoding E3 ubiquitin-protein ligase RNF6 isoform X3 encodes the protein MRRPRMHQSGSHRERKKGQPGIIMDRSRHRAGNGNEQTSSQERSHGEDERQRQLERLSREEAYYQFINELNEEDYRLMRDRNLLGTPGEITAEELQQRLEGAKECLASQSDLNNREREGRTVGDSDVLGENSNGDSLLEWLNTFRRTGNATRSGQSGNQTWRAVLQLKYLLVTTLKRNY
- the RNF6 gene encoding E3 ubiquitin-protein ligase RNF6 isoform X2; protein product: MRRPRMHQSGSHRERKKGQPGIIMDRSRHRAGNGNEQTSSQERSHGEDERQRQLERLSREEAYYQFINELNEEDYRLMRDRNLLGTPGEITAEELQQRLEGAKECLASQSDLNNREREGRTVGDSDVLGENSNGDSLLEWLNTFRRTGNATRSGQSGNQTWRALLMLTLSTEYMGAFCYFLVSLWFSFIFESCLTQVPHL